The nucleotide sequence GGGCTAACAGGGAAAGTACAATCTGTAAATCCAACGTGGGGTGTAGAGGGTTTTGATCCTTTTGTTCCGGGAGGAATTGCCTCTCATCATATTGCGGAAGGGACTTTGGGCATATTAGCAGGTCTATTCCATCTTAGCGTCCACCCGCCCCAACGTCTATACAAAGGATTGCGTATGGGCAATATTGAAACTGTCCTTTCCAGTAATATCGCTGCTGTCTTTTTTGCAGCTTTTGTTGTTGCCGGAACTATGTGGTATGGTTCAGCAACTACCCCCATCGAATTATTTGGGCCTACTCGTTATCAATGGGATCAGGGATACTTCCAACAAGAAATATATAGAAGAGTTAGTACTGGGTTAGCCGAAAATCAAAGTTTATCAGAAGTTTGGTCTAAAATTCCTGAAAAATTAGCCTTTTATGATTACATCGGAAATAATCCGGCAAAAGGGGGATTAGTCAGGGCGGGCTCAATGGATAACGGGGATGGAATAGCGGTTGGATGGTTAGGACATCCTATCTTTAGAGATAAAGAAGGCCGTGAACTTTTTGTACGTCGTATGCCTACCTTTTTTGAAACATTTCCGGTCGTTTTGGTAGACGGAGACGGAATTGTTAGAGCCGATGTTCCTTTTCGAAGGGCGGAATCTAAGTATAGTGTCGAACAAGTAGGTGTAACTGGCGGCACCCGGATTTGAACTGGGGAAAAAGGATTTGCAGTCCCCCGCCTTACCACTCGGCCATGCCGCCAAAACGATACACAATAGGATCAAAATTTCCCTTTTTGGGTTGTATTACTAAATTTTAGTTTATTGTACTTGCATCCTGTTTTTAATCCTTTTTTTAATTTAGAAAAATTAGAAAAGAAACCGTTTTTCCCCTTTTGATTATCTTTGATCTACCCCTTCGATTGATTATATAGTATCTCAAAACACACAATGCCAAAAAGCTTCCCCTCACTTTTATATTGAAAAAGAAAATGTATATTTCACTCAAAAAAACCAAAATTGATGACAAATGGGAACCATTAACTATTCGTTGACTGAGAATTCGTGAATGATTATTGGATTTGAATCTAAAATTTGGTTTGCCTAATGACATAAGAAAATACAAATTAATACATAGTTAATTGATTCTTTTGAATAAAAAATCCTTCTCAATTTCCATTATAACAAAAATGATAAGTATATGTAAACCCCAAAACGGAAATTGTTACAAAGATACAAAGTTGGCTATTTAGAGTATGTTGcctataaataaaatattttttttatttacttaaataacTAGCTTATACAACCCCTATACACGTTAAATGacaaaaaaatgtaaattataaacttgtatataatccttattaatgaaatgacttatatagataaaatagtaaaacaaaagaacagttatattttcgctattcaaaataattttctaagttttcaTTTCTCTTTTGAGATACTACAATCCATTTTATTATGTCTTCAAAAGaagtaacactaaaaaataaaaaaataatgatcataaaattgtaagtatttttaaaaataattataagttatgaGGTTATGGTAAATGAATTGTAATTAAATTCTACTATGTATATTACACGGCTTAAGTAAATATTgaacatgtgtattacacggcttaagtaaatataatgttatatacttaatagggactcaaaaagtaatttactattaattaaatttgaaattatacgtttgatctctaaatatattaaataatattatacttattatattatttgatacatttatatttgttatagataattattaattaaatttgaatttatacgtttatctctaactatattaattaatattatattatattttgtgtataaaaattaatatgtaatattattattaaaagggaggaggcaccagagagtgacacgtgtacaaaaagatttttgtttattagtataggaagatagGAAGATTAaaacaaagtaaataaaaataaaagttacatttaaataaaaacctaatgtcacatttaaaaaaaaaactaagcattaaaaaaaactaaacattaaaaaaaatacaacacaattaaaaaaaaaacctaatgttacatttaaaaaaaaaactacactacgcactctattttttttccttcatttttTCTAAGATGTGACGGTTTTCCTCAGGATATTTTTTCTAAGGTTGAGGGAGATTGGTTTATAAAAAtaggagtaaactgccattttggtccctgagttttggtcacttttgccactttagtccaaaactcaaacctttttcatctgggtccctgtggtttcagttttattgccattttggtccaaaaatgaaatcaggtcatacttgtctaataaaatcctgcaattttgtcattttcttcaggggcaaatcaggtcgtatttgtcttataaaatatggtatttatttataaaaaaagaaatgatcattttgccttTGCGGAAAAGGATAAAATAGcatgattttataagacaaatatgacctgatttcatttttggaccaaaatggcaattaaactgaaaccacaaggacccagatgcaaaaagtttgagttttggactaaagtggcaaaagtgaccaaaccacagggaccaaaatggcagtttactctaaaatagAGAGAAAGTTGAGGTTGTGTGTAAAAAATGGTGGTTAAGGTTAAATATATAGTGGTAttgagtaggtttttttttttttttttataaaagtccATATCGTCGATATAAACCTCCATTGtatcccccagtttgtctttaaacatcatattgaccagcctctggtatgttgcacctgcattttttaaaccaaaaggcatggcaGTATAACAGTATATACATGTGGGTGTCATGAATGCTGTGTCTTCCTGATCAGATGGCTCCATTTGGATTtgttgaaatcctgaggatgcatccatgaaggtcagcatttcatgcccggcagtTGCATCTACCATTGAATCTATATGAGGTAATTTTAGGACAAGCTTTATTAAGGTCTGtataatctacacaaactctccatttcccatttttcttttgaaccaccACCACGTTTGCTAGCCACTTGGGGAATTTgacttccctaatcatcttggacttcaataatctttcaacctcCTTTTGTATAATTGTGTTCCTTTTAggagcaaatttccttctcttttgctgaatgggcttgaaagacctgtcaattccaagcttgtgactTATAATATCttttgatatacctgtcatgtcttcgtgtttccaCGCAAACGTGGACTTCCTGCATTTTAAAAAGTTAGTAAGCTGATTCTCAATATCCTGAGAGATATTAGCCCCTATaagcaccgagatatctggattatcctgatccaggataattttcttaatATCCTGCTCCGAAGCTTCCACGATATCATGGGCttgtatctttaattgctatccTGCTCTAGATTTTGTTGAGGCTTTCATCGAAGAGGAATAACATTCCTTCACCTTCTGTTGATCGCTTTCCACTTTGACTACCCCCCAAGGAGTAGGGATCTTGATACACTGATgatagtgttttggtcaaaaatcaagcaaagataatgcaaccaaatctttgtgtgtgaggtgtgatgcttgaatcaataaacaatattaaggatcactctgaaatgtaatgaacaagtgacacagagatttatacgaggaaaaagcccttgatcaagagatgatctccggcataaaaaacctcgggtgatggaaactaccgatcaccaacttaaataaaataaaatgtgtgttacaacttcggatgacagcgagctagttacaaggatcactagagtgAAAATGTGTGACAATGGTGTGTAATCGCCGAGCAAACTGTTGTAAACTGATGAGAGCTgtatgagtgtgtgtgtgttttagccaaaaatagccaagtgtcctaatttagctcgctatccccttttaaatttagtaaaatatctaaataactaactatccgcaattcgtgcactctccccacgatctccataacattcaccatggtcaagcacgtgcggaataaaagagaatatgctccaggaatatcgccatgactaagtccaagcacgtactcctgcaaaacaatcccatattcaaagtagacaatcgttagtgtaaggatcactataatgatcctggatcctgatcctaCAATACTCTCTGAGGATCACCAATTCAGACAGAATTAAGGATCCCTGAACCCGAtagcaattgaggatcactgatcacaggaaaatcttcccctaacaattgcccccaaaatacaAGGAGCAAAAGTGAAAATAACGAGTTGTATTTTCTGTTCTTATCCGCAACAAATCAATCGGATAACTAGACGTtgtaagcggactagccgttaccAACCTaacgtcactgaagtgactacCCTGCAAGATCATTATTGTAAATTGAAGTTAGGGATAGAGAtcgatttgcatttaaattcgagaaagactccctttaaatcctcattcgaagaTCAAGCAggtatctctcttcctcttctcccTTTACGTTTTCTTTTcctgttcatcttcttctctaCCATCATGACTAAAATGATGCTAAGATCCTACCCGGCTAAGGATCACACCAAAGATAGTCCTCTTAAAAGCCAGGGGATCATTGAAGATTCCATGAAAGAGCGTTGCTGCTTCACCGATCCACAGATAGACAGAATCCGCCATTGTTTTCCAGCGAGTACCGTTTTCAAAACCTTTAATCCCACCATTCTGAGCGATTTCGTGTCTGAAACTTGGGTACCTTTCCCAGCCACTCCGTTCTCAATAGAATACACATACCCTTTCCCtgaattcacccaatctttcttttccctcaccggcatctcctatactcaagctatgtcaatgatgtggagggtcttgattacccttgaaaggatcattgagcaagaaggcaTTGATCTGGGAATGTCGGAGTTGGTAGAGATGTACAATCTAGTGAGCcacggatcccaccgatatttacTTAAACACAAACCTTTTGAAGAACACCCCATTCTGAAAACCAcgaagaatgataccaactggaaaagGAGGTTCTTCTTTGTCAGGAGGGATACCCTTCCAAACGGGAAGGATCTGCCAAggaagtgggccacccatggtaggatagaggatccttagaaggatcatCGAATGAGCTTGCCTCTGATCAGGGTCACtaacatattttcatttcttttgtgcagctatttctGTTTCACATATTATACCGTCACCTGCCACCAAGGAGAGGCTTGCTGCTTTCAGAAAACTTGATCCTGCAACAAGGTCATTTCAAGCCattacccaggattctcaagaagtatcctcaggttctgtaaCAATGTCGAGTAAGTATCCTGCTTTTTGTATAATTAAACGTTTaaataaatagaaataggataaggatacttatctgttttgggTGTGCAGGTGCTGGAAAGTCATCAAAATCTGCTTCTCGCTTTAGTGTCACTGATCTTGACACTGTTCGGTCTGGAAAGAAAAAGTCTGTTGCTAGCCCCTCCGTCATAGTCCCCAAAGCAACCACTTCAAAGGGAAGAActggaaagaagagaaaggctgtCGGTACCCTTGAAGGCATTCCTCTGATCTAGCATCAATTCGAGGAATACGTTGCTGATGTAAGAATAGCTGATCCTTAAATGTGATTCTGGTACATGATCCTTCCATACTGACAGTAAGGGATCCTGAActgtatctttttttttttttgcagaaatttgctgaatcCGTGACTACGTTGGGAACGTTGAAGAGCTGGAAGAGAAATACTCGGACCTTCAACAAGTGGCggtgctcaaggatcacaagattgcCTCCCTTGAAAAGGACCTCAATGATGCCAAAACTCAGACGGTTAAAGCTCAGATCAACGCTGACTACGAGAAGCACGAGCTCATGGAGGGTGCTAAAGTCTCCGCTACCATTGCCATGTATAAAACCAAGCTGCAGATGGCCcaagaagctcaggatcctgactttgacaggagcaactgggacatggagggctggaaggctaggctggctgagttGGAGGATGAAGAGGAGGCTGATGAGGTTCTGGCAATTGAGGCAACCGAGAGTGGCAAGGATCAGGccggtggagaggcaagtggagctggtgatggtgatgcagcgaaggtgtaagctgcaaggatgggcgatgatggacacttctagacataacCAGAGCCCATTTTTTAAGTTCGGTAGTGGTtttttggttgtgatgtttttAGACAATGATGGGTTGTATTTTGAACAATAGTATTAGGTTCATGGATCATGGATCCTCAGACGATAGGTatgataataggtggtggagggatcctctgtttgggggatgaagccacttgttatacTGCCGCCTTTTACTTCCTGCACTACTATAActgcatgaacaatggacaccctttgccaacccatatggacgggccacgttttgctggtagaaatgtgggttggcaattttgacaaccttaaagggttgaacattttgtgaataaataaaattttaactttttgacttatcttgtgttgtcatccttatgaatcctttagTTTCCAAGTGTTATTATATACTTTAtttgaataagaaaagttaaacaaattaagtttaagaattttaggatatgatccgggatcaaatatcctatagtcggaAAAGATAAACTTTAGAAAGGTTATGCCATTTTAGAATCATTGGGTctgttgtcaaagaataagggtcacttatataaatgataaaatcAAAGTAATttgaggatcatacctgaggatccaagttaggatcccaACTCCTTAACAATCATAATCAGGATAATCAAGAAAGACATACCTTAGtggaaggtaaggatcaaggatccttgcttgtttaacttcaaaaacctgaaaCAGAATATAACCTGGGACTAAGCCAACATATAAGACAAGTTAGTgattggggacaagcccaacaattctggggacaagcccaaaggataactgacgacaagcccaaaggataactggggacaagcccaaaggataactggggacaagcccaaaggataactggggacaagcccaaaggatcttgtgtaaactggagtatggccctcactggcgactatccaaacttagtgacatgaaaatgccaaaaccttagctaacgtgaaaacgttagaaaccttaggaacggatgtatggtacgtctaccattatacgtaggatcccggatacagccagtacaatgaaattgtcagcccctaaagcgagtactggtcccattgccatgaactgtaccaggatcatcgtgcgctactggcgatactggggacaggcccaaactggggactagcccaaaaaactggggtcaagcccaaataactggggtcaagcccaaataactggatacttctgtggagacttatcctctgccaaggatactcaaaccttttgcaaaacttagaaacaagtgaaagggggataaaggatacatgatccttatccttaagtaTTTGATATATAAAAAGTTAAAGAGTTTGAGGTTAGATCATTACCCTAACGAGGATCCTTCGTTgatcaaggatccttcaaggacCATCATTGgctaaggatcacggatccttattacatgaagtatctcttcaagtggacagcattccaagctcttggtaacaaatcaccgtCCATTGTCAGTAagcgatatgccccctttcctgcttcagcttcaatcaaataagggccttcccattttggtgccaactttccatcagcaggattggtggtattctgaaatgctttccttaataccatatcaccaacttggaatttcctgatcctgacattcttgttgtaagctccggccatcctttgttgataactggccatccttaccCTTGCCAAATCCATaagttcttctatagtatccaagtcttgaaccaagttttcagcatttccttcaggatcacggatacttattcttgcagtaggaaccgccatttctgtagggatcaccgattctgctccaaataccaaagagaatggagtttgaccagtagcattcttgggagttgtcctatcagcccataatacataaggtagctcttctgcccatttccctttcttggatccaagtttctttttcaagttgttgatgatgatcttgttggatgattctgcctggccattagcttgtgggtggactggtgttgatgttatcatcttaatcccccagctgtcacaaaagttagtagttctactcctaataaattgggatccattatcacatacaatttcagaagggatacTGTAACATTCCTaatttttatataagaattatgAGTCTGGTTagatttattaaccactagtaactagaaactattttattttaatataaatattcaacccaaatagttttaaccactattttatatagttggttgaaatattattctaaaattaattggcctgtatatgagtgccctttctaataaaataaaagactattaaaacttatattattagaaaGGTAACTTACGGGTAGGTTGACCGTAAGAAATATGAAGTTCCTAGATAAGCCTAGGAACCGTATAAtaaattaaattataaaatacattgtattttAAACCTACTTTATTTTTAATGgaacttagacccaaatgtagacaaaaatattctcgttctaaagacatattcattATTTTCTAGAACATCATATTTTAGAAATGATACGCGCCAAATAAATAAAGCAGATGAATTAATTATAAGAATAAAATAATCTAATTATAAAGTGACTAATATGAAATTTGAGAAAATGTAACTTCAAAAGTGTGTGCATATGATGGTCTACGTGTTCcatattttttttacaaagaaaaagctttaaaattaatatttaaatcTTGTATATACGTGTCAAAATTAGAAAGGAAATGAGAGACTCTATAATTGAATGACAGGCACGGAACTTACGTGTCTTTCATGCAACACTCATTCCTCAGCTATATATATAGGAATCCCTTTCTACTTTCAAGTGCTCATTTGTCTATCTCTATCTCTcgaaatttttatttttcttatttttacctataATAATAATAGGGctctgccccgttttaagtgttttaactcctGATCACAGCTACcatttccgattgatctgagcctcagggctctgcccgactaagttatTGGGATTTGGTCTCGGGACTTTGGGACAAGGTTGATTTAGGGGTATtatacttaccacgagtgcaatatatattttttt is from Helianthus annuus cultivar XRQ/B chromosome 9, HanXRQr2.0-SUNRISE, whole genome shotgun sequence and encodes:
- the LOC118481689 gene encoding photosystem II CP47 reaction center protein-like; the protein is MALYELAVFDPSDPVLDPMWRQGMFVIPFMTRLGITNSWGSWSITGGTITNPGIWSYEGVAGAHILFSGLCFLAAIWHWVYWDLEIFCDERIGKPSLDLPKIFGIHLFLAGLACFGFGAFHVTGLYGPGIWVSDPYGLTGKVQSVNPTWGVEGFDPFVPGGIASHHIAEGTLGILAGLFHLSVHPPQRLYKGLRMGNIETVLSSNIAAVFFAAFVVAGTMWYGSATTPIELFGPTRYQWDQGYFQQEIYRRVSTGLAENQSLSEVWSKIPEKLAFYDYIGNNPAKGGLVRAGSMDNGDGIAVGWLGHPIFRDKEGRELFVRRMPTFFETFPVVLVDGDGIVRADVPFRRAESKYSVEQVGVTGGTRI